Part of the Rhodococcus sp. OK302 genome is shown below.
ATCGGAGGAACCCGCAATGACTGCCACTGTTGCTGCTCGATTGGCCGAATTGATAGAGCCGCTTGTCGGGGGTGAGCTTCCGGTTCGTCTCACCGCCTGGGACGGTAGCTCTGCAGGGCCGTCAAACGCGCCGAAAGTGACTCTGCGCAACGCGAATGTGTTGCGTCGGCTCCTGTGGAATCCTGGCGAGTTGGGCGCCGCGCAGGCGTATGTTCTGGGAGAGTTGGACGTCGAAGGTGATCTCGGCGACGCGCTTACCCACGTGTGGAAAGTCTCGGCCGAGCGCGGGTTGGGTTCGGTGACAACGACTCCGGCCGTTGTACTCGCGGCAGTCAAGGCTGCGCGTTCGCTGGGGGCATTCGGACGGCCGCTACCGCCGCCGAATTCGCAGGCTCAGGTCAGGGGGCGTCTGCACAGTCTCGCAAGGGATCGGGCTGCGATCGGGCACCATTACGACCTCTCCAATGACTTCTACCAGCTAATTCTCGACGAGAACATGGCCTACTCCTCCGGGTACTGGACGTCGGAGGATCCCGATTACACGCTCGAGGATTCTCAGCGCGACAAACTGGACCTGGTGTGTCGCAAGATCGGCCTCGATCAGTCCCGAGGACGTCGTCTGCTTGACGTTGGCTGCGGTTGGGGTTCCCTGAGCTTGCAAGCTGCCCGTGAATACGGTGCACATGTTGTCGGAGTAACGATTTCGGCGGAGCAGAAGGCTTTCATAGACGCGAAGGTCCGGATGCTCGGACTCGAGGATTGGGTGGAGATCCGTTTGCAGGACTACCGCGAAATTCCCGACGGTCCGTTTGACGCTGTTGCTTCGATCGAGATGGGTGAGCATGTCGGTGAAGACAACTATCCGACTTACGTGAAAGCGCTGCATGACAACGTAATCGAGGGTGGTCGAGTGCTGATTCAGCAAATGTCCCGTACGGGCGCGTATCCCGGCGGCGGGCCTTTCATCGAATCATTCATCGCGCCCGATATGTTCATGCGCCCGCTGGGGCGCACGGTCGCGATGATCGAGGAGGGTGGCCTCGAGGTGCGTGACGTCCAGGGCCTCCGTGAGCACTATGTGCGGACTGTGGACGCATGGATCGACACCTTCGAATCCAACTTCGAGCGGGTTGTCGAACTGGTCGGACTCGAGGTTGCTCGCGTCTGGCGCCTCTATCTTGTGGGCGGCGGTATGGCTTTCCGGGACGGCCGTATGGGCGTTCACCAGATTCTTTCGGTGCGACCGTAATGGGTACGGTTGCGCTCGCGAGTCTGCTGGCGATTGTTGTCACTATGGCGGTGACGGCGGTGATCGGTGTGCGGATCGGCCGCCACAACGTCGTCGACGTGTCCTGGGGTGTTGGCTTTGTGGTGATCGCTGCTGTGTCCGCGGCGGTGGGTACGGGCGATCTGTGGCGTCGACTCTTGATGCTTGCGCTGGTGGGGATGTGGGGATTGCGATTGGCGTCGCACATGGCTGTGCGTTCCCGAGGAAAGGGTGAAGACCCGCGCTACGAGGAACTGCTGGGCAAAGCGAGTGGCAATCGCACTCTCCATGCGATTCGGAAAATCTATGTGACACAAGGTATTTCCTTATGGTTTGTCTCGCTTCCGGTGCAGGTGTCGGCACAGTCGAGTGGCGGGTTCAACGTCATTGTTGTGCTCGGCGTGCTGTTGTGGCTGCTGGGAGTGACATTCGAGGCGGTGGGTGACCGGCAGATGGCGGCCTTCAAATCCGATCCCGGTAGTCGCGGGCACATCATGGATCAGGGACTGTGGGCCTGGACGCGTCATCCGAACTATTTCGGTGACGCGTGCGTGTGGTGGGGGATCTTCCTCGTCGCTGCATCCGCCTGGCCGGGAGTGCTGACAATTCTCTCGCCCGTCGCAATGACGTATTTTCTGGTGTTCGCCACCGGAGCGCGACTCCTCGAAAGGCATATGGCTCAGCGTCCCGGGTATCGGGAGTATCAGGAGCGCACAAGCTACTTCGTTCCGCGACGCCCACGATCCGCACCCGGGGCTTGACTCTCGGCCTAGCTCTCGCCGAATCGGTCGAACAGTGCAAAGGTAGTCGTGTGAGCGTGAGTGAATTGAAACTACCGGCGGCCATCGGTGCGGTGGCCGCCGGCGGCGCGCTCGGGGCGCTGACACGATATGGCCTCGGTGAGCTGTTCCCGCACATCTGGACGACGCTCGTCATCAATGTGGTCGGCTCGTTGATCCTCGGAATCCTTGCCGCACTGTTGGTTCACAACAAGGGGTGGTACGTCTTCCTCGGTACAGGATTTTGTGGCGGCTTCACTACGTTCTCGTCGTTCGCGGTTCATGCGGTGACCGAAAGCCCGATTCGATCGATCCTGTACGTGCTCGGCACGTTGATTCCGGCCATTCTTGCTGCGGCGTTGGGCAAGGAACTCGGTGAGCGGTGGATACGTAATCGTGAAGGGGCAGTGGCATGACCGTTGTCCTCGTAGCTCTCGGCGGAGGTGCCGGTGCCACCGGCCGATACCTCCTTGCGAAATACGTCCCTGCCTACAAGGGATTTCCGGCCGCAACATTCGCGGCTAACGTCCTGGGTTGCTTCCTGCTCGGATTGTTCACCGGCGCAACGCTCTCCACCCCGTTGGCTGCCTTGCTCGCGACGGGCTTTTGTGGCGGTTTGTCCACGTACTCGACCTTTTCGAACGAAAATGTCGGCATGCTCGAGAAGCGTCAGACGGCCCTCTCGTTGGTGTACATCATCGTCAGTCTTGTCGTCGGTCTCAGCGCTGCCTGGTTGGGAATTCAGATCACAGAGTAGAGAATGGGCTTCAGTCGTGTCGGCTTCGTGGCCGACCACCGTGCTTAGGGGGAGTCGTGGCGCACGAACGAGCAGGACAGGTGGCACTGCCACAGGATTTGGTGGATGTACCGCATCTGGTCACTGCCTATTACGTCCGCACGCCGGACCCCGAGAATCCTCTGCAGCAGGTGGTATTCGGGACGTCGGGCCACCGAGGTTCCAGTCTCGACAACGCATTCAACGAAGCCCACATTCTTGCCACGACGCAGGCGATCGTCGAGTATCGAGCGTCGCAGGGCATCGACGGGCCGTTGTTCATCGGACGCGACACCCATGCACTTTCCTTGCCGGCTTGGACATCCGCGTTGGAAGTTCTGGTTGCCAATGACGTAGTGGTGCTTGTTGATTCGCGTGACGGATACACGCCCACGCCCGCTGTCAGCCATGCGATCCTGCGTTACAACTCCACTCGTCCCGAAGCCCGAGCCGACGGAATCGTCGTCACGCCTTCGCACAATCCGCCGCGTGACGGCGGATTCAAATACAACCCTCCGCACGGCGGCCCGGCCGATACCGATGCCACATCCGTGATCGCTGCACGCGCCAATGAACTGATCAGAAACGGACTTTCGGGCGTACGACGCGTCACTGCGAAGCAGGCACACGCCCGCGTCGAGCGATACGATTTTCTGCGTCACTACGTCGACGACCTCCCGTCGGTGCTCGATCTGGCAGCGATCCGCGACGCCGGTATCCGGATCGGCGCAGACCCGTTGGGCGGAGCGAGCGTCGACTACTGGGGCGCAATCGCAGAAACACATCGCCTCGATCTCGAAGTGGTGAATCCGTTGGTCGATCCCACGTGGCGATTCATGACGCTCGACACGGACGGAAAGATCCGCATGGATTGTTCCTCTCCGGACGCCATGGCGTCGTTGATCGGGATCCGCGATCGGTACGACATCGCCACCGGCAACGACGCCGATTCCGATCGCCACGGCATCGTCACACCCGATGGTGGATTGATGAATCCCAATCACTATCTGGCTGTCGCCATCGAGTACCTGTTCGCTCATCGACCGAATTGGGGCGCCGATACCAAGGTCGGCAAGACTCTGGTGAGTTCGTCGATGATCGACCGGGTTGTCGACGGGTTGGGGCGTCAACTCCTCGAAGTTCCGGTCGGCTTCAAGTGGTTCGTGCCGGGTCTGCTCGACGGTTCTGTGGGATTTGGCGGCGAAGAGAGCGCGGGGGCGTCGTTCCTGCGCCACGACGGTTCGGTGTGGACGACGGACAAGGACGGGATCATCCTTGCGCTGCTGGCGTCGGAGATCACAGCGGTAACGGGTAAGACGCCGTCGCAGCATTACACGGCGCTGACCGAGAAGTTCGGCACTCCCGCCTATGCGCGCATCGATGCTCCGGCGACCCGCGAGCAGAAGGCGGTGCTGGCAAAGCTGTCGCCGGATCAGGTCACTGCCACCGAATTGGCGGGTGAGCCGATTACTGCGGCGCTCACGGCAGCTCACGGAAACGGCGCCGCGATCGGCGGTTTGAAAGTCACCACCGAGAATGCGTGGTTTGCCGCGAGACCGTCGGGCACCGAGGACGTCTACAAGATCTACGCCGAGTCGATGAAGGGCGCCGAGCATCTCGCACAGGTGCAGGCGGCGGCCAAGGACCTGGTGTCGAGCGTTCTGAAACCCGGCTAAAATCCTGGGCGACATGAAAACTCGCGCAGCCAGACTGCCACAGGAAATCTGGGTACTGGTTTCCGCCAGCTTCGTCATTGCCCTCGGGTTCGGTGTAGTTGCCCCGGCGCTACCGCAGTTCGCCCGCAGCTTCGACGTATCGGTGACCGCCGCCACCGTCGTCATCTCGTCGTTTGCATTCATGCGTTTGGTGTTTGCGCCGATGAGCGGCACCTTGGTGCAAAAGCTCGGTGAGCGGCCCGTCTACATCACCGGACTTCTGATCGTTGCGTTGTCCACCGGTGCGTGTGCGTTTGCGCAGGATTACTGGCAACTGCTGCTGTTCCGTTCGGCCGGCGGCATCGGTTCGACCATGTTCACGGTCTCCGCGCTGGGGTTGCTCATCCGGATCTCACCGCCGGACAGCCGGGGCAGGGTCTCCGGCCTGTACGCGACGAGTTTCCTGATGGGCTCGATCACGGGTCCGATCTTCGGTGGTGCGCTCCTGCAGTTCGGTCTGCGGATGCCGTTCATCATCTACGCGGTCACGCTTGTCGTCGCCGCTGCGGTGGTGTTTGTCAGCTTGCGCGGCTCGCATCTGGCGTCGCCGGAGAAGGGCGAGGTCGTCACACCGATGACGTTGGCCGAGGGTTTGCGTTCGCCGGTGTATCGGGCGGCGCTGGGCTCGAACCTGGCCTTCGGTGGTGTCATCTTCGGCGTCCGCGTCGCCATGGTTCCGCTCTTCGTGGTGGAGGCACTGGAGCGCGAGGATTCGGTCGCGGCCTACGCGTTGGCGGTCTTCGCCGTCGGAAATGCGTTGGTCTTGACGTTCTCCGGTCGACTATCCGATAAGTACGGGCGCAAGCCGTTTGTCATCGCGGGCTTGCTTGTGTGCGGGTTCGGCACCATCGCGATCGGATTCACCGAAAACTTGGTTGCGTTCTTCGTGATCGCCGCGATTACCGGCGCAGGTTCGGGTTTGATGAGTCCGTCGCAGCAGGCTGCGGTTGCCGACGTTGTCGGTTCGAAGGCTCGCGGAGGCCCGGTTCTGGCGGTGTTCCAGATGATGTCCGACGTCGGCGGGGTTGTTGCTCCGATCTGTGCGGGCCTGCTGGCTCAGAATTTCTCGTACTCCGTGGCGTTCGCCGCGATGGGATCCGTGGTTGTCCTCGCTACGGTGGGCTGGCTTCTGGTGCCGGGGAAGTCAGTGACTGCCAAGGCAGTCAGCTCTGAGCCTGCTCACTAGGTCGCTCTGTAGGCTCGGCTCGTGGCGATTCGCATCGTGAGTCTTGTGGCCCGGTTGGGCTTGGCGGCTGTCTGGTTGATTTCGGGTGGGCTGAAGTTCCTCGATCCCGTGCAGACGAAGATCGCTGTCCGGGCGTACCAACTTCTGCCCGAGAGCCTCGTCGGACCCGTTGCGATGGCATTGCCGTTGATCGAGATCATCCTCGGATTGCTTCTGCTCGTCGGTCTTGCCGTCCGGGCATCGGCCGTTGTCTCCGTGCTGGTACTCGTCGTGTTGATCGGCGTGATCATTTCGGTGTGGGCCCGTGGATTGTCCATCGACTGTGGTTGTTTCGGCGGTGGTGGAGCGGCCGACGTGGGCGCGTGGGATTACCTCAGCGAGATCTTGCGGGACATCGGTTTCTTGGCGCTGGCAGTGTGGTTGTGTGTCTTCCCGCGCTCACCGTTGGCATTGGGACAGGGATCACGTGTGGGTTTCTCAGTTGAAGCTCAGTCTTCAGTGGCAAGGTAGACAAAACTACCGACGCACGAAGGACTGCATCAGCGTGAGCGCCCAGAACAAGAAGTACACCCCGGAACCGGTATCGAGTCGTTCTACCTACATCATCGGCGGGTTGGCGATCGTAGTCATCGCAGCCTTGGTGTTCGGCGGCATCTGGTGGCAGAGCAGCAAGAACAAAGTGCAGAACGAGGGCTACGGCTCGGTGCAGAACTCCGAGGTTGTGGTCACAGTCCAGGACAACGGCGTCGTACTGCTCGGAAAGCCTGATGCGCGTACCACTCTCGACATCTTCGAGGATCCGCTGTGCCCAGCGTGCGCGGCACTCGAGCACCTGAGCGGACAGGCAGTCGCGCAGGCAATCGACAACGGTGACATCGCCGTTCGCTATCACATGCTCAACTTCCTCAACAAGGCATCGAGTAGCGGCGACTACTCCACCCGCGCCGGCGCTGCGTTGATGTGCGTCGCGCAGGACGGCAACGCCATCGCGTACTCACGCTTGCACACGGCACTGTTTTCGCCGGACAACCAGCCGGCCGAGAGCGGAAAGAGTGATCACAGCAACGACGAACTGGCGAGCCTCGCCACCGAGAACGGTGCGTCTCCGGCCGCAGCCACCTGCATCTCCTCGGGAGTGAACGTAGAGGCCGCTGCGGCCAACGCAGCTGCAGCCAGTGAAGCGCTCTCGGCGGCCGGCAGCACTGGCACCCCGACGGTGGTTGCGGACGGCAAGATCGTCAGCACCAAGAACAGCGACTGGGTCTCGCAGTTCACTTCCTGAGGCGATTGCGGCCGCTCTGAAGTGAGAGCGGCCGCACCCTTCTGACCAGCCGATTTGTAGCCCGACGCGCAAGTGGTGTAACTTTCTTCGAGCAAGCGGAAAGCAGAACAGTCGCCTGCAAGATCAACTGAATACGGGGCTATGGCGCAGCTGGTAGCGCACCACACTGGCAGTGTGGGGGTCAGGGGTTCGAGTCCCCTTAGCTCCACCCGAGAAAAAGCTCCTCACTTGCGAACCTTCGCGAGTGAGGAGCTTTTTTGTGTCTCGAGCTTGGTAGTACTCGCCGCAGCAGGCGGTTAAGGGGGACACGCCTGCTGCGGGAGGATTATGTGCGGATTCCCGCGGTCTGTGACGCCAGGGCGCGCTCGACGGCCTCGCCGGCAGCAACTGCGTACGGGGCCCGCAGGATGTCCTCATGGGATCCGAGGATGTCTTCGAAGGTGACACGGCCTGTGGCGACAGCCGACCAGTCAGCGGCGCTCTGACGGTTGTCCTCACCGCGGATGACGGTTACCGCACCGCGGTACGGGCACGGGACGTAGTTTCGAAGCGAGGCGAGTCCGCGGTGATAGAAGAGGTACCACTGCATCGAGGTGTCGAACTGCATGACTCCGGCAAACTGGTATCGGAACCAAATTCCCAGGACTGATTTCCGCGACGTGCGTGCTCGCGCATTGAGAACGGGTTCGGGGCTCGTTGTCTCGGGGCCTTCTTCTTCGCGCACAGCGTCAGGGTTCGGCGCAATCATGTTCTCGCGCAGGTGGGTGTCCAGAATGACAACGTGCTCGACGGTCTCGCCTTCGTCGTGGAGGCGACTGGCGATTTCCAGGGCAACGAAACCGCCGTGCGAGTAGCCGCCGAGGACATAGGGTCCGTGCTGCTGGACCTTCCTGATCTCACGGATATACCGATCAGCCATCTTCGAGATAGTTCGATCGGGGAGGCCGCGCGATTCCATTCCATGCGCTTGCAGGGCGTACACCGGTCGGTTTCCGGACATTGCCTGCGTCATTGCGAGGAAGCTCAGTGCCGGCGCTCCGGCACCGGTGATCAGGAAGAGCGGGGTTCGCGAACCTTCGGTGGTGAGAGGAACCAAGTCGGAAGCCCGACCTTCGTCACGTTTCCTGTTGCAGAGCATGGCGTCGACGAGCGCAGCCAGTTCTCGAATGGTTGTGGCCGTGGCAAATTGGGCTCCGGTGACGGTGACCAGGACCGCTGCCCGAACGGCAGTCAGCATCTCGGCGGCAGCCAGTGAATCGCCGCCGAGCGCGAAGAAATCGTCGTCGCGGTCCAAGCTTTCGAGGCCGATGATCTTGGACCAGATGATGGCAATGCGAAATTCGGTGATGGTTTCCAGCGTCGGTCCGGCCGTCGTGGTGGTGACGGGTGCCGGCGCGGGAAGTGCGGCGCGGTCGATCTTTCCGCGTTCGGTGCGAGGGATAGAAGTCAGCATGATGATGTGGCGGGGCACCATCCAGCCCGGCAGCCGTTGGGAAAGTTCACGTCGAACTTCGGCGGGGGACAAGGTAATTCGATTCGGATTGCTGACGACGTAGGCGCACAGAACCGGGTCGTCGTTCTCGGTTTGCACAATGACGGCAACGTCCACGACGCCGGAGATCGCGCGGAGTGAGGCGTCGACTTCGGTGGGTTCGACGAGATACCCGCGGATCTTCACAGCGTCGTCGAGACGGCCCCTGAGTTGTAGTTCCCCCTGGGTATCGATGCATCCACGGTCGCCCGTCCGGTAGCGGCTGACACCGTCAGCGAGGGCGGTGAAGCGTTGCGATGTCCGCTCAGGATCGCCGTGGTAGCCGTCGGCCAAGTCGCTGGAGATGATGTGGATTTCGCCGACCTCGCCGTCGGGGAGTGGGTTGCCATCGAGGTCGACGATCTGGACGTCTTTCCCGTCGCGAGCACGACCGGCCGGGACGATGCCCGACGGGAATGCCGAACCCGGAGGAAAAGCGTTGTACGCGACCACGCCGGTCTCGGTGGTGGCCATCCAGTTGACGTAGGTGACACCCGAGAATCCGTGATCGCGGTGTTGTTGGTAGTCACGGCCGTGCGCGGCCTCGCCGTACGTGACGACGACGCGCAGAGCGTTATCGGAACTATCGCGCCGATCAGTGGGTTCGGCGGCGGTCCAGGCACGCAGGAAGGAGGGCGCGCAGTGGGCTGTGGTGATTGCGTTCCTGCGGAGCCAGTGGTCCAGGTTGGATGTGCCGTCGACCCGCGGGTCCCAGCAGTACACGGTGACGCCGTTCATCAGTCCCATGATGAGAGCGGTGATGCCGGCGCCGAAGCTGACAGGCAGGAGGTTTCCGATGTGATCGTCCGGACGCAGATCAATTGCAGCGGCGAGTTCGTCGGCCTTGTTGAGACACATCGAGTGGCTGAGCACGACACCTTTGGGAGCGCCGCTGGTACCGGAGGTGAACGCGATCATCGCCGGATCGGAACTGAGGGGCTCGAGTGCATTGCCGAACCGGAATTCGGTGGCTGCAGCTTCCTCGAGAACGGTGTGCAGGGCGACGGCTCCCGAGGTGGCGAGAATGTGTTCGCGTCGGGCGTCGGGTAGTTGCGGATCGATCATGACCAACGGTCGGCCGGAGATCAGGGTTGCGAGTAGGTAGACGACGGCCTGGGCGGTGGGCTCGAGGTCTACTGCGACGGGGCAGCTTCCGTGTGGGCCTCGAATGTCGAGTTCACGGGCGATTGCGTCGGCGCGCACTTCGAGATCGGCGAAGGTAATCTGATCGCGTGGGGTGACTATGGCTACGGTGTCGTGCTGCATCGAGGTGACACGGCGCCACCGGGATTCGATGGTCTCGTCGATGACGGCGTATCTCGTACGCTCGAGTCCCAAATCGACAACGTTCATGTCTGAAGCTCCGTTCCAGCTATCAGTTACCGTAGAGCAAATACTACAGAAGGTTTGCTACAAAGGTCTATAACAAACCAAAAGTAGTTTTCCATACCGGCCCATCCGTGCGGTAGTCCGCTCCGAATGCCCTGTAGGAAGTCGAGCTGGAGCAGTGCTCGGCCAGAGCTGTGTGGTGAACAGGAGTGGGACATGAAACTGTCGGGGCGAAGTGTAATCATGCTGTTCGGAGCGTGTGCGTCTCTGGCGCTGCTGCCCGGTACGGCGCGGGCGGTGCCGATCTGGGAGCCGCTACAACCGGTGCAATCGCTGGACGTGGAGCGTTACGTGGGCGATTGGTACCAATTGGCTGCTGTGCCGCAGCCGTTCAACCTGATGTGCGCAAAAGATACGCAGGCTCGATACGAGGTGCTTGATGCGTCGAATGTGAGCGTTCGGAACACATGTACAACGTGGGCCGGGCAGCAGAGCGGCATCGCCGGTAATGCTCGAGTTATCGATTTGGTAACGAATGCCCAGTTGCATGTGAGCTTTCCGAGCGTTCCCACACAAGACGGTCTGGACGGGCCACCCAATTACATCGTCACCTACATAGCCGACGACTATTCCTGGGCACTCGTGGGCGATCCGCTTCGACTTTCGGGTTTCGTGCTTTCACGGTCACCGGTCGTCGATGCTGCACGATGGAATGAGATCCGCCGAGTGGCCGAGACTCACGGATACAACGCCTGCACCATCCTGACGTCGCCGACTACGGAGGGGATGAAGGATATTCGACCGCTCTGTGTCCAATAGGTTGGCCCACTCTGCTCCCGATAGAGTGGCCTCGTGAAGAAACAGATTCCCGTGATCGTGGTCGCCGGATTTCTGGGCTCGGGCAAGACGACACTGCTCAATCACCTGCTCCGCAACAACAACGGCGTCCGCATCGGTGTGATCGTCAACGATTTCGGGGCAGTCAACATCGATTCGATGATGGTTGCCGGTCAGGTCGACTCGATGGTCTCCCTCAGCAACGGGTGCATGTGCTGCGCCGTCGACGTCTCCGATATGGACGAGATGCTCGACAAGTTGGCGCACCGCCAGTCCGAGATCGATGTCATCGTCATCGAAGCCAGCGGACTTGCCGAGCCGCGCAACATGATTCGACTGGTACTCGGCAGTGAGAATCCTCGTGTTGCCTACGGCGGACTGGTGGTTGTTGTCGACGGGGCAAATTTCCGCTCGACGCGCCGCGACCATCCGGAACTGGATCAGCACGTCGCCCTGGCGGATTTGTTGGTCGTCAACAAGATCGACTGCATCGGCGACGAGGATCGCACGGAGTTCACCGCGGTGATTCGTGGTCTTAACCCGAGAGCGCCTATCGCGGAGGCGACGCAGTCGAGGATCGATCCCGGACTGTTGTTCGACGCCGGCGCACCGTCTGCTCCGCGTCCGGGTGAGCAACTCAGCCTCGAGGAGTTGATGCGGGAGGATCACGACTCCTGCGGGCACGATCACGTGCATACACGATACGAGGCAGTCGATTTTGTTTCCGCCGCACCGCTCGACGCCAAGGCGGTCACCCGGTTTCTCGAGAATCAACCGGCAGGTGTCTACCGCATCAAGGGATACCTGAACTTCGAGATTCCTGGGTACACAGGCAAATTCGAGGTTCAGACGGTGGGGGATCATGTGCGGATCACGCCGCTGCGCTGGAAGGCCGGTGAACCCCGAACAACGCAGTTGGTTGTGATCGGCACCGGTATGGACAGTGCGGCCGTAGACGAGGCCCTACGCGAGTGTGTTCGAGGCGTCGGCGTCGAACCCCACCCGGACGCCATGTTGGGATTACATCGCTATACCGTCGGAGCGTGAGTGAATCAGCTGTATCTGTATACGAAGCGATCCGGCGCCGACGTGATGTGCGCGCAGAGTTCTCAGGCGAGGTAATTCCGGACGACGTCTTGATGCGCATCCTCGACGCGGCTCACCGGGCACCGAGCGTCGGGAACACGCAACCCTGGGATTTTGTCGTCGTCC
Proteins encoded:
- a CDS encoding SAM-dependent methyltransferase translates to MTATVAARLAELIEPLVGGELPVRLTAWDGSSAGPSNAPKVTLRNANVLRRLLWNPGELGAAQAYVLGELDVEGDLGDALTHVWKVSAERGLGSVTTTPAVVLAAVKAARSLGAFGRPLPPPNSQAQVRGRLHSLARDRAAIGHHYDLSNDFYQLILDENMAYSSGYWTSEDPDYTLEDSQRDKLDLVCRKIGLDQSRGRRLLDVGCGWGSLSLQAAREYGAHVVGVTISAEQKAFIDAKVRMLGLEDWVEIRLQDYREIPDGPFDAVASIEMGEHVGEDNYPTYVKALHDNVIEGGRVLIQQMSRTGAYPGGGPFIESFIAPDMFMRPLGRTVAMIEEGGLEVRDVQGLREHYVRTVDAWIDTFESNFERVVELVGLEVARVWRLYLVGGGMAFRDGRMGVHQILSVRP
- a CDS encoding DUF1295 domain-containing protein; amino-acid sequence: MGTVALASLLAIVVTMAVTAVIGVRIGRHNVVDVSWGVGFVVIAAVSAAVGTGDLWRRLLMLALVGMWGLRLASHMAVRSRGKGEDPRYEELLGKASGNRTLHAIRKIYVTQGISLWFVSLPVQVSAQSSGGFNVIVVLGVLLWLLGVTFEAVGDRQMAAFKSDPGSRGHIMDQGLWAWTRHPNYFGDACVWWGIFLVAASAWPGVLTILSPVAMTYFLVFATGARLLERHMAQRPGYREYQERTSYFVPRRPRSAPGA
- a CDS encoding fluoride efflux transporter FluC, whose protein sequence is MSELKLPAAIGAVAAGGALGALTRYGLGELFPHIWTTLVINVVGSLILGILAALLVHNKGWYVFLGTGFCGGFTTFSSFAVHAVTESPIRSILYVLGTLIPAILAAALGKELGERWIRNREGAVA
- the crcB gene encoding fluoride efflux transporter CrcB encodes the protein MTVVLVALGGGAGATGRYLLAKYVPAYKGFPAATFAANVLGCFLLGLFTGATLSTPLAALLATGFCGGLSTYSTFSNENVGMLEKRQTALSLVYIIVSLVVGLSAAWLGIQITE
- the pgm gene encoding phosphoglucomutase (alpha-D-glucose-1,6-bisphosphate-dependent); amino-acid sequence: MAHERAGQVALPQDLVDVPHLVTAYYVRTPDPENPLQQVVFGTSGHRGSSLDNAFNEAHILATTQAIVEYRASQGIDGPLFIGRDTHALSLPAWTSALEVLVANDVVVLVDSRDGYTPTPAVSHAILRYNSTRPEARADGIVVTPSHNPPRDGGFKYNPPHGGPADTDATSVIAARANELIRNGLSGVRRVTAKQAHARVERYDFLRHYVDDLPSVLDLAAIRDAGIRIGADPLGGASVDYWGAIAETHRLDLEVVNPLVDPTWRFMTLDTDGKIRMDCSSPDAMASLIGIRDRYDIATGNDADSDRHGIVTPDGGLMNPNHYLAVAIEYLFAHRPNWGADTKVGKTLVSSSMIDRVVDGLGRQLLEVPVGFKWFVPGLLDGSVGFGGEESAGASFLRHDGSVWTTDKDGIILALLASEITAVTGKTPSQHYTALTEKFGTPAYARIDAPATREQKAVLAKLSPDQVTATELAGEPITAALTAAHGNGAAIGGLKVTTENAWFAARPSGTEDVYKIYAESMKGAEHLAQVQAAAKDLVSSVLKPG
- a CDS encoding MFS transporter, whose protein sequence is MKTRAARLPQEIWVLVSASFVIALGFGVVAPALPQFARSFDVSVTAATVVISSFAFMRLVFAPMSGTLVQKLGERPVYITGLLIVALSTGACAFAQDYWQLLLFRSAGGIGSTMFTVSALGLLIRISPPDSRGRVSGLYATSFLMGSITGPIFGGALLQFGLRMPFIIYAVTLVVAAAVVFVSLRGSHLASPEKGEVVTPMTLAEGLRSPVYRAALGSNLAFGGVIFGVRVAMVPLFVVEALEREDSVAAYALAVFAVGNALVLTFSGRLSDKYGRKPFVIAGLLVCGFGTIAIGFTENLVAFFVIAAITGAGSGLMSPSQQAAVADVVGSKARGGPVLAVFQMMSDVGGVVAPICAGLLAQNFSYSVAFAAMGSVVVLATVGWLLVPGKSVTAKAVSSEPAH
- a CDS encoding MauE/DoxX family redox-associated membrane protein; amino-acid sequence: MAIRIVSLVARLGLAAVWLISGGLKFLDPVQTKIAVRAYQLLPESLVGPVAMALPLIEIILGLLLLVGLAVRASAVVSVLVLVVLIGVIISVWARGLSIDCGCFGGGGAADVGAWDYLSEILRDIGFLALAVWLCVFPRSPLALGQGSRVGFSVEAQSSVAR
- a CDS encoding DsbA family protein, whose product is MSAQNKKYTPEPVSSRSTYIIGGLAIVVIAALVFGGIWWQSSKNKVQNEGYGSVQNSEVVVTVQDNGVVLLGKPDARTTLDIFEDPLCPACAALEHLSGQAVAQAIDNGDIAVRYHMLNFLNKASSSGDYSTRAGAALMCVAQDGNAIAYSRLHTALFSPDNQPAESGKSDHSNDELASLATENGASPAAATCISSGVNVEAAAANAAAASEALSAAGSTGTPTVVADGKIVSTKNSDWVSQFTS
- a CDS encoding alpha/beta fold hydrolase, with protein sequence MNVVDLGLERTRYAVIDETIESRWRRVTSMQHDTVAIVTPRDQITFADLEVRADAIARELDIRGPHGSCPVAVDLEPTAQAVVYLLATLISGRPLVMIDPQLPDARREHILATSGAVALHTVLEEAAATEFRFGNALEPLSSDPAMIAFTSGTSGAPKGVVLSHSMCLNKADELAAAIDLRPDDHIGNLLPVSFGAGITALIMGLMNGVTVYCWDPRVDGTSNLDHWLRRNAITTAHCAPSFLRAWTAAEPTDRRDSSDNALRVVVTYGEAAHGRDYQQHRDHGFSGVTYVNWMATTETGVVAYNAFPPGSAFPSGIVPAGRARDGKDVQIVDLDGNPLPDGEVGEIHIISSDLADGYHGDPERTSQRFTALADGVSRYRTGDRGCIDTQGELQLRGRLDDAVKIRGYLVEPTEVDASLRAISGVVDVAVIVQTENDDPVLCAYVVSNPNRITLSPAEVRRELSQRLPGWMVPRHIIMLTSIPRTERGKIDRAALPAPAPVTTTTAGPTLETITEFRIAIIWSKIIGLESLDRDDDFFALGGDSLAAAEMLTAVRAAVLVTVTGAQFATATTIRELAALVDAMLCNRKRDEGRASDLVPLTTEGSRTPLFLITGAGAPALSFLAMTQAMSGNRPVYALQAHGMESRGLPDRTISKMADRYIREIRKVQQHGPYVLGGYSHGGFVALEIASRLHDEGETVEHVVILDTHLRENMIAPNPDAVREEEGPETTSPEPVLNARARTSRKSVLGIWFRYQFAGVMQFDTSMQWYLFYHRGLASLRNYVPCPYRGAVTVIRGEDNRQSAADWSAVATGRVTFEDILGSHEDILRAPYAVAAGEAVERALASQTAGIRT
- a CDS encoding lipocalin family protein; amino-acid sequence: MKLSGRSVIMLFGACASLALLPGTARAVPIWEPLQPVQSLDVERYVGDWYQLAAVPQPFNLMCAKDTQARYEVLDASNVSVRNTCTTWAGQQSGIAGNARVIDLVTNAQLHVSFPSVPTQDGLDGPPNYIVTYIADDYSWALVGDPLRLSGFVLSRSPVVDAARWNEIRRVAETHGYNACTILTSPTTEGMKDIRPLCVQ